In Candidatus Binataceae bacterium, a genomic segment contains:
- a CDS encoding DUF3047 domain-containing protein: protein MKYCLVVTLAVALAAAPAASRAQSPVGEDFEHGVPHGWATEGLGPQPDKGRVEDDQETGGNHFLRISTDGSFYSFGIDTPFDPEQYPVLTWRWRVERMPQRADISTRNGDDAAARLFVVFHDAADPSIKRKLEYVWDTTHAPGTIIPDPYSPDTMKAVVLESGSAKLGQWIPEKVNLVSDYQRAFGTKPGRVKTIAFASNSEETHSATVADFDDLQITEK, encoded by the coding sequence ATGAAATACTGCCTCGTCGTTACCTTGGCCGTTGCGCTTGCCGCCGCCCCGGCGGCCAGCCGCGCCCAGTCCCCAGTCGGCGAGGATTTCGAGCATGGAGTCCCACACGGATGGGCCACCGAAGGGCTTGGTCCCCAGCCGGATAAAGGAAGGGTCGAAGACGATCAGGAAACCGGGGGTAATCACTTCCTGAGAATCTCGACCGATGGTTCCTTCTACTCATTTGGAATCGATACCCCATTCGACCCCGAGCAGTATCCGGTTCTGACCTGGCGTTGGCGCGTGGAGCGAATGCCACAACGGGCCGATATTTCCACGCGCAATGGCGACGATGCGGCAGCGCGGTTGTTCGTCGTGTTCCATGATGCTGCCGATCCTTCGATTAAGCGCAAGCTGGAGTATGTTTGGGACACCACCCACGCCCCGGGAACCATCATCCCAGACCCTTATTCACCCGATACGATGAAAGCGGTGGTGCTAGAGAGCGGATCCGCGAAGCTTGGGCAGTGGATCCCCGAAAAAGTGAACCTGGTGTCCGACTACCAGCGCGCCTTCGGCACCAAGCCGGGACGAGTGAAGACGATCGCATTTGCCAGCAACAGCGAAGAAACTCACTCGGCGACTGTCGCGGATTTCGACGATCTCCAAATCACCGAAAAATAA
- a CDS encoding ABC transporter permease, with product MIRAVLLAIGKEFRLLRRDPVGLFMLIVAPIAVIAAAGFSLSRVYGGGSSSYAVAVVNEDDGEISRAIIDALHSKGSIAVLHVDNRDLARAMVREHKQAIVAIVIPAGTSAAFERGASVRLIVYADPVRYLETVSVELELAELGRRINQTANDRARQALAEARDRLEREIADANHGADEARAAIAQFARTAQHSRAELDAQVRQQLETAVASARAQTEKAVNNAITELSSQAQSQVASQRALLGQTRDYLERLRTTRVAFEKWLADLQQLAGSRASSIPAPPAFPEPPSDLLTIGNSEPTAPNFEALRARLEKSIATPDLNVHIPGMAFPPLPAIPAVPTQATKVSATVPGTIGFAEENSSGVEVSPLSGFNAFDLQVPGFAVTFLLIGMLMGVSLALIDERDWGTLDRLRAAAAPLGATFAGKLLARFMIGFVQMAVLFAAGWVFFGISLGRAPLALVVPSAAIAFAGAAFGLVVAGVGRTRDAVLPVGAIVIMTMAAVGGCWWPIDFEPQWMQRAALAVPTTWAMRAFNDLMIRGLSASSALVPSAVNLGFGFLYMIVGIAISRRRFAP from the coding sequence ATGATTCGCGCGGTCCTGCTCGCGATCGGCAAGGAATTCCGCCTGCTTAGGCGCGATCCGGTAGGGCTGTTCATGCTCATCGTTGCGCCTATCGCGGTAATCGCTGCCGCCGGTTTCTCGCTGTCCCGCGTGTACGGAGGGGGTTCCTCATCATACGCGGTCGCGGTGGTCAACGAAGATGACGGCGAAATTTCGCGCGCCATCATCGATGCGTTGCACAGCAAAGGTTCAATCGCGGTCCTGCACGTAGACAATCGCGATCTGGCCAGGGCGATGGTCCGTGAACACAAACAGGCAATCGTTGCGATCGTAATCCCGGCAGGCACCAGCGCTGCATTTGAACGCGGCGCATCCGTTCGGCTTATCGTGTACGCAGATCCCGTCCGCTACCTTGAGACCGTTAGCGTCGAACTCGAGCTAGCCGAGTTGGGCAGGCGCATCAACCAGACGGCCAACGATCGGGCGCGCCAGGCGCTTGCCGAGGCGAGAGACCGTCTGGAGCGGGAGATCGCGGACGCCAATCATGGTGCCGACGAGGCGCGCGCGGCCATCGCGCAGTTCGCTCGAACTGCGCAGCATTCGCGCGCAGAACTTGACGCGCAGGTACGCCAGCAATTGGAGACGGCGGTGGCCAGCGCCCGCGCCCAGACCGAGAAGGCGGTAAACAACGCGATCACCGAACTCTCCTCACAGGCGCAGTCACAGGTCGCGTCGCAGCGCGCGTTGCTCGGCCAGACCCGTGACTATCTGGAGCGTCTCAGGACGACGCGGGTCGCATTTGAAAAATGGTTGGCGGATCTCCAGCAGTTGGCGGGCTCGCGCGCGTCCAGTATTCCCGCGCCGCCGGCGTTTCCGGAGCCCCCGAGCGATCTGCTGACCATCGGCAACTCCGAACCTACCGCTCCCAACTTCGAGGCGCTTCGCGCTCGCCTGGAGAAATCAATCGCCACGCCGGACTTAAACGTTCACATCCCGGGGATGGCGTTTCCGCCGTTGCCCGCGATTCCGGCAGTTCCTACACAGGCGACCAAGGTTTCCGCGACCGTTCCCGGCACGATTGGTTTCGCGGAGGAGAATTCCAGCGGAGTAGAGGTTAGCCCCTTGAGTGGGTTCAACGCGTTCGACCTACAGGTGCCGGGGTTTGCGGTAACCTTCTTGCTGATCGGCATGCTTATGGGCGTGTCTCTAGCGCTCATCGACGAGCGCGATTGGGGAACCCTCGACCGTTTGCGCGCAGCTGCTGCTCCGCTGGGTGCTACCTTTGCCGGGAAATTGCTTGCCCGGTTCATGATCGGGTTTGTGCAGATGGCCGTACTGTTTGCCGCGGGCTGGGTCTTTTTCGGAATCTCGCTGGGACGCGCCCCCTTGGCCCTGGTGGTTCCTTCCGCCGCGATCGCGTTTGCCGGCGCGGCCTTCGGCCTGGTGGTCGCGGGGGTCGGACGCACGCGCGATGCAGTTCTTCCGGTCGGCGCGATCGTGATCATGACAATGGCCGCGGTCGGGGGATGCTGGTGGCCGATAGATTTCGAACCGCAGTGGATGCAGAGGGCGGCGCTGGCCGTGCCAACGACCTGGGCGATGCGCGCATTCAACGATCTGATGATTCGAGGTCTTTCGGCATCGAGCGCTTTGGTGCCGAGCGCCGTCAACCTTGGGTTCGGTTTCCTCTACATGATTGTCGGGATCGCGATCAGCCGCCGACGGTTCGCGCCGTAG
- a CDS encoding MFS transporter, which translates to MNQSSAPRPPLTLGTNLLYGVGSVAFGVHIAALSSLLMLFFNQVVGLPAAWVGAAMMVTLMFDAICDPLIGEWSDHSRSRWGRRHPFMYASAVPIAFAFYFLWNPPHGWSNQSLFVYLVALLVTVRLFLSLYEIPSIALAPELTLDYDQRTGLMSSRFFFGTLGGAAMGVLALQVFLRKDATHPLGLMNRAGYSQYALVGGLLMFASIMISSLGTHKFIASFVYEPKRGQSWAERWRELRGTLTNRSFLALMASGVFGAISLGLSTTLELYVGNYYWELTPAQMSYFPMISTLSAFVGVVLAPGISKRFGKKPSMIGLFVCSTFTASGPISLRLLGMMPANHTSTLLTILLASYFLTAALGLTGFIIISSMMADVVEDVAVVTGQRSEGLLFAANGLLNKSINGIGVFLSGLLLAVVHFPQHAVQGQVAPAILRNFALIYAPVIATCSLISIALLLFYDIDRFTHEMNVERLEEVGIESVAKAASAR; encoded by the coding sequence ATGAACCAGTCATCGGCGCCCCGTCCCCCTCTCACCCTGGGCACCAACCTTCTCTATGGGGTCGGCTCGGTGGCCTTCGGAGTCCACATCGCCGCGCTGAGTTCCCTGTTGATGCTGTTCTTCAACCAGGTGGTGGGCCTACCGGCGGCCTGGGTAGGAGCGGCTATGATGGTTACGCTGATGTTCGATGCAATCTGCGATCCGCTGATCGGCGAATGGTCAGATCACTCGCGGTCACGATGGGGTCGGCGCCATCCCTTCATGTATGCCTCTGCGGTTCCGATCGCCTTCGCGTTTTACTTTCTCTGGAACCCGCCGCACGGATGGTCCAATCAGAGCCTGTTCGTCTATCTTGTTGCGCTGCTGGTCACGGTTCGACTGTTCTTGAGTCTCTACGAGATTCCGAGCATCGCCCTGGCTCCGGAGCTGACCCTCGACTATGACCAGCGTACCGGTTTGATGAGCTCGCGGTTTTTTTTCGGCACATTGGGCGGAGCCGCGATGGGGGTGCTCGCCCTACAGGTATTTCTACGCAAGGACGCGACCCATCCCCTGGGGCTGATGAATCGCGCCGGCTACAGCCAATACGCCCTGGTCGGCGGCCTCTTGATGTTCGCGTCGATCATGATTTCGTCCCTCGGCACTCATAAGTTCATCGCCAGCTTCGTTTATGAGCCAAAACGCGGGCAGAGCTGGGCCGAGCGGTGGCGCGAGCTACGCGGTACCCTAACCAATCGATCGTTTCTTGCCTTGATGGCATCCGGGGTATTTGGCGCGATTTCACTGGGGCTGAGCACCACGCTGGAACTGTACGTGGGCAACTACTATTGGGAGCTAACTCCTGCGCAGATGTCGTACTTCCCAATGATCTCCACGCTTTCCGCATTCGTTGGCGTAGTCCTGGCTCCGGGCATCTCAAAACGCTTCGGTAAAAAGCCTTCGATGATCGGCCTATTCGTCTGTTCAACCTTTACTGCGAGCGGACCAATCTCGCTCCGCCTGCTCGGAATGATGCCCGCGAACCACACTTCGACGCTTTTGACGATTTTGCTGGCAAGCTATTTCCTGACCGCGGCCCTTGGGCTCACCGGATTCATCATCATCAGCTCGATGATGGCCGACGTAGTCGAAGACGTCGCGGTTGTCACAGGCCAGCGCTCGGAAGGATTGCTGTTTGCAGCCAATGGCCTGTTGAACAAGTCCATCAACGGCATCGGTGTGTTCTTGTCAGGCTTGCTGCTCGCGGTCGTGCACTTTCCGCAACACGCCGTCCAGGGCCAAGTGGCGCCTGCAATTTTGAGAAATTTCGCGCTGATCTACGCGCCGGTAATTGCCACCTGCAGCCTGATTTCGATTGCGCTGCTGCTATTTTACGATATCGATCGTTTCACTCACGAGATGAACGTCGAGCGTCTCGAGGAGGTTGGAATCGAATCTGTTGCGAAAGCGGCGAGCGCGCGGTGA
- a CDS encoding response regulator, which translates to MVGILIVDDDSDAGEAMSELLAYQGFAVALASDGQRALEALRRADTLPDVILLDLMMPVMNGWQFRKAQLDDPQLAAVPVIVVTASLASESQLSQLKAVALFRKPVDAGTLVRKINHICH; encoded by the coding sequence ATGGTTGGGATTCTCATAGTAGACGATGATTCCGATGCCGGCGAAGCTATGTCCGAGCTGCTTGCCTACCAGGGCTTTGCCGTCGCGCTCGCCTCTGACGGCCAAAGAGCTCTCGAAGCGCTGCGCCGCGCCGACACCCTACCGGATGTCATCTTGCTGGATTTGATGATGCCGGTGATGAACGGGTGGCAATTTCGGAAAGCCCAACTGGACGACCCGCAACTCGCGGCGGTGCCGGTTATCGTGGTGACAGCGAGTTTGGCCTCGGAAAGCCAGCTATCCCAATTGAAGGCTGTCGCACTTTTTCGCAAGCCAGTGGATGCCGGCACTTTGGTCCGAAAGATAAACCATATCTGCCACTGA
- a CDS encoding pentapeptide repeat-containing protein, whose product MTPKNQFKRSGSVGGPVLEGITLQEASLSYLDDELRCERSTLRDASLPNTRASGVVFDTCEFRRAAFEGSVLRRLRLLDSRLEKCNASNAEWDNAHLRRIEFLGCRLTGISLINANGSDVLFKDCKAEFLRCEGSKWTNVRFENCLLTDADFRRTTLDRAAFIHCDLRNADFEHAKLGSLDLRDSTLDGARIEPSQFPGLTIDSLQALALIRGLGATVV is encoded by the coding sequence GTGACTCCGAAGAACCAGTTCAAACGCTCAGGTTCGGTGGGGGGCCCGGTGCTCGAGGGAATCACGCTGCAGGAAGCCTCGCTTTCGTATCTCGATGACGAACTGCGCTGCGAGCGCTCGACGCTGCGCGATGCAAGCCTACCGAACACGCGCGCGAGCGGAGTGGTCTTTGACACCTGCGAATTCCGTCGCGCAGCGTTCGAAGGTTCCGTGCTCCGCCGGTTGCGGCTCCTCGATTCGCGCCTGGAGAAATGTAATGCAAGCAACGCCGAGTGGGACAACGCACATCTTCGACGGATTGAGTTTCTCGGCTGCCGCCTGACCGGAATCTCGCTGATTAACGCAAACGGTTCCGATGTCCTCTTCAAGGACTGCAAGGCTGAGTTTCTGCGTTGCGAAGGTTCCAAGTGGACCAATGTGCGATTCGAAAATTGCTTGCTGACTGACGCGGACTTTCGTCGCACGACATTAGACCGCGCCGCGTTCATCCACTGTGACTTACGAAACGCGGACTTCGAACATGCCAAACTGGGTTCCCTGGATCTTCGAGATTCGACGCTGGATGGCGCCAGAATAGAACCTAGTCAATTTCCGGGATTGACTATCGATTCGCTACAAGCTCTCGCGCTTATTCGCGGATTGGGAGCAACCGTGGTCTGA
- a CDS encoding ABC transporter ATP-binding protein, with product MNPRIEAEKLHKHYGDRVALDGVSLKVSAGEVVGLLGPNGAGKTTTLSILSGVIPPDSGDVRIGGITMNGSSPLARGKLGLVPQSIALYPTLTARENLLFFGRMQGLSGDVAVGRATELLDEVGLADRSHEPVGGFSGGMKRRLNLACGMMHQPCALLLDEPTVGVDPQSRGRIFSIVERARERGEAILYSTHYMEEVERLADRIILIDRGRVVAEGASAALIALAGTEPRIEVTTANPLPPGWAHGVEGVRELTRQGDNGAKVSLALVRVDQAPEILRMAERDGGQVVEFYLHRPNLQDAFLALTGRALRDVP from the coding sequence ATGAACCCGCGAATCGAGGCGGAAAAGCTTCATAAACATTACGGCGACCGAGTAGCGCTGGACGGCGTGTCGCTCAAGGTTTCCGCGGGCGAAGTCGTGGGTCTGCTGGGACCCAACGGCGCGGGGAAAACCACCACGCTGTCAATCCTCTCGGGCGTGATTCCGCCGGATTCGGGCGATGTCCGAATTGGTGGCATTACCATGAATGGTTCGTCGCCGTTGGCGCGGGGCAAACTCGGCCTGGTGCCGCAGTCCATCGCGCTGTATCCCACCCTTACGGCGCGCGAAAATCTGCTTTTCTTCGGACGGATGCAGGGTTTGAGCGGGGATGTTGCTGTAGGGCGTGCCACTGAGCTTCTGGACGAGGTGGGACTGGCGGATCGCTCTCACGAGCCGGTCGGCGGGTTCTCGGGTGGAATGAAGCGGCGGCTCAATCTGGCATGCGGCATGATGCATCAACCGTGCGCATTGCTGCTCGATGAGCCGACCGTGGGAGTCGACCCGCAATCTCGTGGACGAATTTTCTCGATCGTCGAGCGCGCACGCGAACGAGGTGAGGCGATCCTCTATAGCACGCATTACATGGAAGAGGTCGAGCGCCTTGCCGACCGGATCATCTTAATCGATCGCGGCAGAGTCGTCGCAGAAGGTGCGAGTGCCGCGCTAATCGCTCTGGCCGGAACGGAACCGCGAATCGAAGTGACCACCGCAAATCCGCTCCCACCTGGATGGGCGCACGGCGTCGAGGGGGTGCGAGAACTTACACGCCAAGGCGACAACGGCGCCAAGGTTTCCCTCGCGCTAGTCCGCGTCGACCAGGCGCCGGAGATATTGCGGATGGCCGAGCGCGACGGCGGCCAGGTGGTCGAATTCTACCTCCATCGGCCGAATTTGCAGGATGCGTTTCTGGCCCTGACCGGCCGCGCCTTGCGCGACGTCCCCTGA
- a CDS encoding VOC family protein, whose amino-acid sequence MKLQRLDHFGLEVTDLVRAERFYTEVLGLSVVTRMGDQVLLDCGGQNLALFAVSRAPLAPAERAARIASPLGKGHHAFRVSYADFSLARDRLTAAGVETARPIDWGDHDCLYFLDVDGNLLEVVTYRERT is encoded by the coding sequence ATGAAGCTCCAGCGGCTCGATCATTTCGGTCTCGAAGTCACTGACCTCGTGCGTGCCGAGCGCTTTTACACCGAAGTGCTCGGGCTCAGTGTGGTTACCCGGATGGGCGATCAGGTCTTGCTCGACTGCGGCGGTCAGAACCTTGCGCTGTTCGCAGTCTCGCGTGCGCCGCTCGCGCCCGCGGAGCGTGCAGCAAGAATCGCCAGTCCGCTAGGGAAAGGTCATCACGCCTTCCGCGTCAGCTATGCCGATTTTTCCCTGGCGCGCGATCGCCTCACTGCGGCCGGCGTGGAAACCGCCCGCCCCATCGATTGGGGCGATCACGACTGCCTGTATTTTCTGGATGTGGATGGTAACCTGCTTGAGGTAGTGACCTATCGCGAGCGCACATGA
- a CDS encoding MMPL family transporter encodes MTWYRFGEWIIERRFRVLLVLGALTLFFGYFAAQTQLVTSFSDLLPKNHPFIKTYQKYEEFFGGTNTVTIMVEAREGTIYTHDIIAKVAAMTRDMDLVYGVQHGSVRSLTNASFFRPLPGGVILNAPILPEGVIPSTPRELEELKGNVHKNPGVVFGQFVSLDEKAAKITATFLESRLDYRRIFEETYKLVVDPHRDSTVRIYVYGPPILYGWVYHYTPQIFRIFMITVVVLWVLLYLYFHDWRGALRPTISGVICAIWGLGFIRLIGFALDPLVLVIPFLITARAVSHSVQMHDRYYEEYYRLRDKEKAILSAFSELFVPSLSGILTDAFGVLVILLVPVLFLQKLAITASFWIAAIIVSELLLNPIVYYYLEPPRIEVIERREKGFFKRMLEAIARPMLSPGGRIVTTLATVGVIVLCAFFWTGLKVGDPSSETPFLWPASAYNRAAKAIESKFGGVDPFLVVVELKGRSVLNDPQLYNVMDQYQRYMEGDPEVSNSYSLADQLANSGGPLKEFQFKWSVLPTTRGTTGALLQSFLAGSSPLATAFILTPRREATQITIYCKNREGENIQRIVARTQQFFADPKHQVSGVQFKPGGGIIGQLAAANQEIIDNDLRLNILAFATIYIIVLLTYRSFMAGLYLLFPLALANAAINAYMGAHDIGININTLPVVTVGVGFGIDYAIYIVSRIIEELALGREIQDATYHALVTSGKAVAFTALTLVASVLFWYWSSIRFDAEMGLLLAVWMFVSMLGAMTILPVLIVIFDPKFIYREKERVIASRRPDLAQRAVAAASA; translated from the coding sequence ATGACCTGGTATCGATTCGGTGAATGGATAATCGAGCGCCGCTTCAGGGTGCTGCTCGTGTTGGGCGCGCTGACGTTGTTCTTCGGATATTTCGCGGCCCAGACTCAGCTGGTCACGAGCTTTAGCGACCTGCTCCCGAAGAATCATCCTTTTATCAAGACCTATCAGAAGTACGAGGAGTTTTTCGGCGGCACCAACACCGTGACCATCATGGTTGAGGCGCGCGAAGGCACCATCTACACCCACGACATTATCGCCAAGGTCGCCGCGATGACCCGGGACATGGACCTGGTGTATGGAGTCCAGCACGGCTCGGTGCGCTCGCTGACCAACGCAAGCTTCTTCCGACCGCTCCCGGGCGGCGTGATCTTGAACGCGCCGATACTGCCGGAAGGGGTGATCCCGAGCACCCCGCGCGAACTGGAGGAGCTGAAGGGCAACGTTCACAAAAACCCGGGAGTGGTTTTCGGGCAATTCGTTTCGCTGGATGAGAAGGCCGCGAAGATCACCGCGACCTTCCTCGAAAGCCGACTCGACTATCGCAGGATCTTCGAAGAAACCTACAAGCTGGTCGTCGATCCCCACCGCGACTCGACCGTCCGGATCTACGTTTATGGGCCGCCGATTCTCTACGGCTGGGTCTATCACTACACACCGCAGATCTTCAGAATTTTCATGATCACCGTGGTCGTGTTGTGGGTACTGCTGTATTTGTACTTCCACGACTGGCGGGGTGCGCTGCGACCGACTATTTCCGGAGTAATCTGCGCGATCTGGGGACTCGGGTTCATCAGGCTAATCGGGTTCGCGCTCGACCCGCTGGTGTTGGTCATCCCGTTTCTCATAACCGCGCGCGCGGTCAGCCACTCGGTACAGATGCACGACCGGTACTACGAGGAGTATTACCGGCTGCGCGACAAGGAAAAGGCGATCCTTTCCGCGTTCTCCGAGCTGTTCGTCCCTTCGCTGTCGGGAATTCTGACCGACGCGTTCGGCGTGCTGGTCATCCTGCTGGTGCCGGTGCTGTTTCTGCAGAAGCTCGCGATCACGGCCTCCTTCTGGATCGCCGCGATCATCGTGAGCGAGCTGCTGCTTAATCCGATTGTCTATTATTACCTCGAACCGCCACGCATCGAGGTGATCGAGCGGCGCGAAAAGGGATTTTTCAAGCGGATGCTGGAAGCCATCGCCCGGCCGATGCTGTCACCGGGCGGGCGGATCGTCACGACGCTCGCGACCGTCGGTGTGATCGTGCTGTGTGCTTTCTTCTGGACCGGTTTGAAGGTCGGTGACCCGAGCTCCGAGACCCCGTTTCTGTGGCCCGCGTCTGCCTACAATCGAGCCGCCAAGGCTATCGAGAGCAAGTTCGGTGGTGTGGATCCGTTCCTGGTAGTAGTCGAGCTCAAGGGCCGCAGCGTGCTCAACGACCCGCAGCTGTACAACGTGATGGACCAATACCAGCGCTACATGGAGGGCGACCCCGAAGTAAGTAACTCATATTCGCTGGCCGATCAGCTGGCGAACAGCGGGGGCCCGCTCAAGGAATTTCAGTTCAAATGGAGTGTGCTGCCGACCACCAGGGGCACCACTGGCGCACTTCTCCAGTCATTTCTGGCAGGCTCATCTCCACTCGCCACCGCTTTCATCCTAACCCCGCGTCGCGAGGCCACCCAGATCACCATCTATTGCAAGAACCGGGAGGGCGAGAACATTCAGCGAATCGTCGCGCGCACGCAACAGTTTTTCGCCGATCCCAAACATCAGGTGTCGGGGGTGCAGTTCAAGCCGGGTGGCGGAATCATCGGTCAGTTGGCCGCCGCCAACCAGGAGATAATTGACAACGACCTGCGCCTGAACATCCTTGCCTTCGCGACCATCTACATCATCGTGCTGTTAACCTATCGCTCATTCATGGCGGGCTTGTATCTGTTGTTTCCGCTCGCGTTGGCCAATGCCGCTATCAACGCATACATGGGCGCCCACGACATCGGCATCAATATCAACACGCTGCCGGTTGTGACCGTTGGGGTCGGATTCGGAATTGACTACGCGATCTACATCGTGAGCCGAATCATCGAGGAGCTCGCGCTGGGCCGCGAGATTCAGGATGCCACCTATCACGCGCTAGTTACCTCGGGGAAAGCGGTCGCTTTCACCGCCCTGACCCTGGTCGCTTCGGTGCTGTTCTGGTACTGGTCCAGTATCCGGTTCGATGCGGAGATGGGCCTGCTGCTCGCAGTCTGGATGTTCGTCTCAATGCTCGGGGCGATGACGATTCTACCGGTGCTGATCGTGATTTTCGATCCGAAGTTTATCTACCGCGAGAAGGAACGGGTGATTGCCTCGCGGCGGCCGGACCTGGCGCAACGCGCAGTCGCGGCCGCCTCCGCGTAA
- a CDS encoding YCF48-related protein codes for MMPRIRLRQTVTLLLTIAALTTASCHRQVVVPPLPYRPVTLQDKFFDVWPTGPDRAFIVGARGKVLLTEDDGRHFTPIDIGTHEAVFAIQMVDGENGYLSGQDGLAMRTRDGGKSWERLNTRTKLYIFALSFPDRLHGFMVGDRGLVLNTTDGGESFFKRQLEHIFPPELKDYALPFEEPSYYGVTFLDNNRGWVVGEMGRIWTTENGGKTWQEQQDELMPQWKHELATNEDPRFLSFTLPSFYGLSFRDPQHGAACGVHGSIVQTSDGGKSWTFAHQAEKPDGPPDTLVPGQLRLDLPARDPLFSIDLYGKDSGLTTGLTGTALRLQGNGAWGPIAGFPSMPLPLMQARFFDDQHGWIVGFGVILYTEDGGKTWRFCTGQG; via the coding sequence ATGATGCCTAGGATCCGCCTGCGTCAGACGGTGACGCTGCTGCTCACGATTGCTGCGCTTACAACCGCCTCCTGCCACCGGCAGGTGGTGGTGCCTCCACTGCCCTATCGGCCGGTCACCTTGCAAGACAAGTTCTTCGATGTCTGGCCGACCGGCCCCGACCGCGCGTTTATCGTGGGCGCTAGGGGCAAGGTCCTGCTGACCGAGGATGACGGCCGTCACTTCACCCCCATTGACATCGGAACCCATGAGGCGGTGTTCGCAATCCAAATGGTCGACGGTGAAAACGGCTATCTCTCCGGACAGGACGGCCTGGCCATGCGTACGCGCGACGGCGGCAAGAGCTGGGAGCGCCTCAACACGCGCACCAAGTTGTATATTTTCGCGCTCTCATTTCCCGATCGCTTACACGGTTTCATGGTGGGGGACCGCGGGTTGGTACTGAACACCACCGACGGTGGTGAGAGTTTTTTCAAGCGTCAGTTGGAGCACATCTTTCCCCCCGAGCTAAAAGACTACGCGTTGCCTTTCGAGGAACCGAGCTACTATGGCGTAACTTTCCTGGACAACAACCGGGGATGGGTGGTCGGGGAAATGGGACGCATCTGGACAACCGAAAACGGCGGCAAGACCTGGCAGGAACAACAGGACGAGCTGATGCCGCAATGGAAGCACGAGCTTGCCACTAACGAGGATCCCCGATTTCTGAGTTTCACCCTTCCGAGCTTTTATGGACTCTCGTTCCGCGACCCGCAGCACGGAGCCGCGTGCGGGGTTCACGGATCCATAGTTCAGACCTCGGACGGCGGCAAAAGCTGGACGTTCGCGCATCAGGCCGAGAAGCCGGATGGTCCACCCGATACACTCGTGCCGGGACAGTTGCGCCTGGATCTGCCGGCACGCGATCCGCTCTTCTCGATCGATTTGTATGGCAAGGACAGTGGACTTACCACCGGCCTGACGGGCACGGCCTTGCGTCTGCAGGGCAACGGAGCGTGGGGTCCGATTGCGGGATTTCCATCCATGCCGCTGCCCCTCATGCAGGCGCGCTTTTTTGATGACCAGCATGGCTGGATCGTCGGATTTGGCGTGATCCTCTATACCGAAGACGGCGGCAAGACCTGGCGCTTCTGCACCGGCCAGGGCTGA